From one Dermacentor variabilis isolate Ectoservices chromosome 3, ASM5094787v1, whole genome shotgun sequence genomic stretch:
- the LOC142576116 gene encoding uncharacterized protein LOC142576116 yields the protein MTGLHACLLLALVSSAAAGYVRGSLLRNAALGYGYGQYATGLGGYGGYGLGHGYGYSGLTGSGLGYGGVSYGGLGYGYGGLGYGYSALGHTVAAAPAVTRTVSAYHAAPAVTAVHAAPSYATYASAPAITRYGLGHGYGYSGLTGSGLGYGGVSYGGLGYGYGGLGYGYSALGHTVAAAPAVTRTVSAYHAAPAVTAVHAAPAITRYASYGVAPSVASYGVAAAPAVTAVHHAPAIASYGVGLAHAAPAVTAVHHAPAVASYGVGLTHAAPAVASYGVGLAHAAPAVASYGVGLAHAAPAVASYGVGLAHAAPAVASYGVSHAAPVYGYGVGSLGYGAGSYGYGYGLGSYGLNYGYGLGTPYHYSNLLHKKK from the exons ATGACTGGA CTTCATGCCTGCCTGCTCTTGGCCCTGGTCTCCAGCGCCGCCGCCGGCTATGTCCGGGGCTCCTTGCTCAGGAATGCCGCCCTCGGATACGGCTATGGACAATATGCCACTGGATTGGGCGGCTACGGTGGCTACGGCCTGGGTCACGGCTACGGCTACTCCGGGCTCACTGGCTCCGGTCTTGGCTACGGCGGTGTCAGCTACGGCGGTCTCGGCTACGGTTACGGTGGCCTTGGCTACGGCTACAGCGCGCTCGGCCACACCGTTGCCGCTGCTCCTGCCGTGACCCGTACCGTGTCTGCTTATCACGCTGCTCCAGCGGTGACCGCAGTCCACGCTGCGCCGTCGTACGCCACTTACGCCTCCGCTCCGGCTATCACCCGCTACGGCCTGGGTCACGGGTACGGCTACTCCGGGCTCACTGGCTCCGGTCTTGGCTACGGCGGTGTCAGCTACGGCGGTCTCGGCTACGGTTACGGTGGCCTTGGCTACGGCTACAGCGCGCTCGGCCACACTGTTGCCGCTGCTCCTGCCGTGACCCGTACCGTGTCTGCCTATCACGCTGCTCCAGCGGTGACCGCAGTCCACGCTGCTCCAGCTATCACTCGCTACGCGTCCTACGGCGTGGCCCCATCCGTCGCTTCCTACGGTGTCGCCGCTGCCCCAGCTGTCACTGCGGTCCACCACGCTCCAGCCATTGCTTCGTACGGCGTAGGCCTCGCCCACGCAGCCCCCGCTGTCACCGCGGTCCACCACGCCCCAGCCGTCGCCTCCTACGGCGTTGGCCTAACTCACGCCGCCCCAGCCGTCGCCTCGTACGGCGTTGGTCTTGCTCACGCTGCCCCAGCCGTCGCTTCTTATGGCGTTGGCCTCGCTCACGCTGCTCCAGCAGTTGCCTCCTACGGAGTCGGCCTGGCTCATGCCGCTCCTGCCGTCGCCTCTTACGGTGTCTCTCACGCTGCCCCTGTATACGGTTACGGAGTTGGATCCCTCGGCTACGGTGCCGGCAGCTACGGCTACGGCTATGGCCTCGGCAGCTATGGCCTGAACTATGGTTACGGCCTGGGTACTCCCTACCACTACTCCAACCTTCTCCACAAGAAGAAGT AA